The Desulfonatronovibrio hydrogenovorans DSM 9292 genome includes a window with the following:
- a CDS encoding class I SAM-dependent methyltransferase: MTRLDINCLATLNFIINWNSNQALHQEIYLARKVNLWRDIFPPGMKDGLMDLEKGKSISLDYAPGQAVPARKPSDNINTLCKNFTARRFQGRSITPRPGRFYPRGMLGGVHFFPQDQRPCRVLSIDDKTISSDLAHPLSDYPLSIKVRLEDLAQNNCETGGRLSHWMEEILGTGPGMQAGTKDGATEYISLGALDRTDRTDDQLFYKMPRLINHIDAQADKFLCHEYGNRLKPGMRILDLMASMNSHLPSELEAKVDGLGLNQKEMDANTRLSNRIVHDLNLNPELPFANDSYDALLCSLSIEYAVKPYQLAREAARVLRPSGVFMIGFSNRWFPSKVTRIWQELHEFERMGLVLDTLDQTGHFKDLETVSIRNWWRPEDDPHIDKTWLSDPIYLVAGKKK; the protein is encoded by the coding sequence ATGACTCGATTAGACATCAACTGTCTGGCAACACTCAATTTTATAATTAACTGGAACAGCAACCAGGCCTTACACCAGGAGATTTACCTGGCCAGAAAGGTAAACCTCTGGAGGGACATATTTCCTCCAGGCATGAAGGACGGACTCATGGACCTGGAAAAGGGCAAGTCAATATCCTTGGACTATGCTCCTGGCCAGGCTGTTCCAGCCCGTAAACCCAGTGATAACATAAACACCCTTTGCAAGAATTTCACTGCCCGCAGGTTCCAGGGCAGATCAATAACTCCCAGACCAGGACGCTTCTATCCCCGCGGAATGCTGGGAGGAGTTCATTTTTTCCCTCAGGATCAAAGACCCTGCCGGGTCCTGTCCATAGATGACAAGACCATTTCTTCAGATCTGGCCCACCCCCTGTCTGATTACCCTTTGAGCATAAAAGTCAGGCTGGAGGACTTGGCCCAAAACAATTGTGAAACCGGTGGCAGGCTGAGCCACTGGATGGAGGAGATCCTGGGAACAGGACCGGGCATGCAGGCCGGAACAAAGGATGGGGCAACAGAATACATCTCCCTTGGGGCCCTGGATCGAACCGACCGCACAGATGATCAGCTTTTCTATAAAATGCCCAGACTCATCAACCATATTGATGCCCAGGCTGATAAATTCCTGTGCCATGAGTATGGAAATCGCCTTAAACCCGGAATGAGGATTCTGGATCTTATGGCCAGCATGAATTCCCACCTGCCATCAGAGCTGGAGGCAAAAGTGGACGGACTAGGTCTAAACCAGAAAGAAATGGATGCCAATACCCGGCTGAGCAATCGTATTGTCCACGACCTGAACCTGAATCCTGAACTTCCATTTGCCAACGATTCATACGATGCTCTGCTCTGCAGCCTGTCTATAGAATATGCTGTTAAACCCTATCAACTGGCCAGAGAAGCAGCCAGGGTCCTTCGTCCGTCAGGCGTTTTCATGATCGGATTTTCCAACCGCTGGTTTCCGTCCAAGGTAACCCGAATATGGCAGGAACTACACGAATTCGAACGGATGGGACTGGTTCTGGACACCCTGGATCAGACCGGACATTTCAAAGACCTGGAAACCGTCAGCATTCGCAACTGGTGGAGACCGGAAGATGATCCGCACATTGACAAAACATGGCTCAGCGATCCTATCTACCTGGTGGCAGGCAAAAAAAAGTGA
- a CDS encoding phospholipase D-like domain-containing protein, which translates to MLILATILCLIYLAVFIRHRFKSMPPGTDYQSIVYNVWPGDVRFIYDLRYEDEKGSLVFEESIHPEMFALIQSAQDKVLADMFLYNTDHGRNAQEPDHRPNSTSLTDLLCTKADQGLDVMLITDEINCFYRSYASPILNRLESHQVKTVITDLDRLRDPNPLYSTWYRMFLSWLPGFGKGLIPHPFGHPQRTITLSALFRSLNFKANHRKVLVVDSHTAVVTSANPHDPSSLHSNIAIIIKGAPAREAEYAEHAVAAFSGFPALGSAKKSAGRPVAAQGNTAGECESRYQIQLLTEKKIKDRLIREIQDSFRGDLIMVGMLYLTHRQIIRELKEAAGRKVEVRIILDSSEHAFGMKKYGIPNRHAALDLAVDPCFGDNLNVRWYKTNGEQFHSKLVAVKRAESFVLMAGSANLTSRNLDNYNLELDLWIKTRPDSTLSRDVEGYFDRIWFNKGGKYTLDYDAAKDESRIKYLLYRFQEASGMCTY; encoded by the coding sequence ATGCTCATACTGGCAACTATTCTATGTCTTATTTATCTGGCTGTCTTCATCCGGCACAGGTTCAAGTCCATGCCCCCGGGAACGGATTACCAAAGCATAGTCTATAATGTCTGGCCTGGGGATGTCCGTTTTATTTACGATCTGCGCTATGAAGATGAAAAGGGCAGTCTGGTTTTTGAAGAAAGTATTCATCCGGAAATGTTTGCATTGATCCAGTCTGCTCAAGACAAAGTCTTGGCAGATATGTTTTTGTATAACACCGACCATGGTCGGAATGCTCAGGAACCAGACCACAGACCCAACAGCACCAGCCTGACTGATTTATTGTGCACCAAGGCTGATCAGGGTCTGGACGTGATGCTCATCACTGATGAAATAAACTGTTTTTATCGTTCCTATGCTTCACCCATTCTAAACCGGCTGGAATCCCACCAAGTTAAGACAGTAATTACCGACCTGGACCGGCTGCGTGATCCAAATCCGCTTTATTCAACATGGTATCGCATGTTTTTGTCCTGGCTTCCTGGTTTCGGAAAAGGTTTGATTCCTCATCCTTTTGGGCATCCCCAGAGAACAATCACCTTGTCGGCCCTGTTCAGATCTCTGAACTTCAAGGCCAACCACCGCAAGGTCCTGGTGGTTGACTCGCATACGGCAGTCGTCACATCAGCCAATCCCCATGATCCCAGCAGTCTGCATTCCAATATAGCCATCATCATCAAAGGAGCTCCTGCCAGGGAGGCGGAATACGCTGAACATGCAGTGGCAGCTTTTTCAGGGTTTCCTGCCCTGGGCTCAGCAAAAAAGAGTGCTGGGAGGCCTGTTGCTGCCCAGGGCAATACAGCAGGAGAGTGTGAATCACGTTACCAGATCCAGCTGCTTACAGAAAAGAAGATCAAAGATCGATTGATCCGGGAGATCCAGGATTCTTTCAGAGGAGATCTGATCATGGTTGGCATGCTTTACCTTACCCATCGCCAAATCATAAGAGAACTTAAAGAGGCAGCAGGGAGAAAGGTTGAAGTGCGGATAATCCTGGACTCCAGTGAGCACGCCTTTGGAATGAAAAAGTATGGTATCCCCAACAGGCACGCTGCCCTGGACCTGGCCGTTGATCCCTGTTTTGGAGATAATTTGAATGTCCGGTGGTACAAGACCAACGGTGAACAGTTTCATTCCAAACTGGTGGCGGTCAAACGGGCAGAGTCTTTTGTGCTCATGGCCGGGTCAGCCAACCTGACCTCCAGGAATCTTGATAATTACAACCTAGAATTGGATCTTTGGATCAAAACCCGGCCGGACTCGACTTTATCCAGGGATGTAGAGGGTTATTTTGACAGGATCTGGTTCAACAAAGGGGGCAAATATACTCTGGATTATGATGCTGCCAAGGATGAGAGCAGGATTAAGTATCTCCTGTACAGGTTCCAGGAGGCCAGTGGCATGTGCACCTATTGA
- a CDS encoding PAS domain-containing sensor histidine kinase, which translates to MDKNSKPSALEKKIDQGLITGSPDYSGLNPQEALQAERDILKSIMAAAPVAIIVFDQQARILDANRVAMDMFQSNQKMIPDGRCGDFINCIHRLSHPEGCGYSIHCPLCEIDSAIKQALKDETPISGMETHIIRTTESDPEKIWVRFSAEPVVLLGKPSLIVAMEDITDRKLAEEEIKLKNEQLETALAEKEKLFSIIAHDLKSPFSGFLGITGLMAEDPSRFTLNELQELSAQLNQSAENLYDLLVNLLEWSSMRRGLIGFEPEPCSVLELIQSNLKLFKTLAGQKSIQLSKHIPEDIVVMADRHLLSTILRNLLSNAIKFTGQNGKVSISAQSSDEGLQVTVTDTGTGIPAMILKNMFTLNRQTPHPGTEGEKGTGLGLLLCKECVEKHGGKIWAENLPDQGAAFHFTLPVNNHRTEQPADIS; encoded by the coding sequence ATGGATAAGAACAGCAAACCATCTGCCCTAGAAAAAAAAATTGACCAGGGTCTGATTACCGGATCACCCGATTATTCCGGCTTAAACCCCCAGGAAGCTCTCCAGGCTGAACGAGACATACTGAAGTCCATAATGGCTGCTGCACCCGTGGCCATCATAGTTTTTGACCAGCAGGCCAGAATCCTGGATGCAAACCGGGTTGCCATGGATATGTTTCAGTCTAATCAAAAAATGATCCCAGACGGACGATGCGGAGATTTTATCAATTGCATCCACCGCCTCAGCCATCCTGAAGGATGCGGATATTCCATTCATTGTCCTTTATGCGAAATTGATTCAGCAATCAAGCAGGCCCTTAAGGATGAAACCCCCATATCCGGCATGGAGACTCATATCATCAGAACTACTGAATCTGACCCGGAAAAAATCTGGGTCAGATTCAGTGCTGAACCAGTGGTCCTTCTGGGCAAGCCAAGTCTCATAGTGGCCATGGAAGACATCACCGACCGCAAGTTGGCCGAAGAAGAGATCAAACTAAAAAATGAGCAGCTTGAAACTGCCCTTGCTGAAAAGGAAAAGCTTTTTTCAATTATTGCCCACGACCTCAAATCCCCCTTTTCAGGTTTTCTTGGCATAACCGGACTCATGGCTGAAGATCCTTCCCGCTTCACCTTGAATGAACTTCAGGAACTGTCAGCCCAGCTCAATCAGTCAGCAGAAAACCTCTATGACCTTCTGGTCAATCTTCTGGAATGGTCCAGCATGAGAAGAGGATTGATTGGTTTTGAACCTGAGCCCTGCTCCGTGCTGGAGCTGATCCAGTCAAATCTCAAGCTGTTTAAGACACTGGCTGGACAAAAAAGCATCCAATTATCCAAACATATTCCTGAAGACATAGTAGTGATGGCTGACAGACATCTTTTGAGCACAATCCTTCGCAATCTTTTATCCAATGCCATTAAGTTTACAGGTCAAAACGGAAAAGTTTCAATCTCTGCTCAAAGCTCTGATGAAGGGCTGCAGGTTACAGTAACTGACACTGGAACTGGAATACCTGCCATGATCCTGAAAAATATGTTCACCTTGAATCGCCAGACACCCCATCCGGGAACTGAAGGAGAAAAGGGAACAGGTCTGGGTCTTCTCCTGTGCAAAGAGTGCGTTGAGAAACACGGGGGGAAAATCTGGGCGGAAAACTTACCGGACCAGGGGGCTGCTTTTCACTTTACCCTGCCGGTCAATAACCACAGGACTGAGCAGCCAGCAGATATCAGCTGA
- a CDS encoding EAL and HDOD domain-containing protein gives MSSGRDNDLDQTSPSFEPVYVARQPVFNRDMQIWGYELLFRHSQDVNSAYYEDGDIATSKVIADGFGMAEEWLSPNQKVLINYSQSMLLRGSPLALPAELAVVEILETVSPDEEIIRMCRHLKDQGYTLALDDYTGLPGLEPLIELVDIVKVDISGLPAADLVRVVRDLRKFNCILLAEKVGDFKAFDLSRDMGFDLFQGFFFSRPWIMTGKKLNASQLAKLNLINLLGSDDLDLAGIADIIKTDVSLSYRLLRLINSAGMGLAFKIRSISQAVAMLGQQRISTWLQIIILAEINSTPKGQELLFLSLQRARFLESVGNRSPGLPVSSGSMFLMGLFSCLDALLSQPMEEVLKKISLEPRISKALKGKDPELQKWLDLALSCEHGLWMDTARLLRQTGLSSEETALIMNESTVWAKRFLEMS, from the coding sequence ATGTCTTCTGGCCGCGACAATGACCTGGACCAGACCAGTCCCTCTTTTGAGCCGGTTTATGTAGCCAGGCAACCCGTTTTTAACCGGGATATGCAGATCTGGGGATATGAACTTCTTTTCCGTCATAGCCAGGACGTCAACTCAGCTTATTATGAGGATGGTGACATTGCCACTTCCAAGGTCATTGCCGATGGCTTTGGCATGGCAGAAGAATGGCTATCTCCCAACCAGAAGGTTCTGATCAATTACTCCCAGTCCATGCTTTTGCGGGGTTCTCCTCTGGCCCTGCCAGCCGAGCTGGCAGTGGTGGAGATTCTGGAGACTGTCAGTCCTGATGAGGAAATTATCCGGATGTGCCGCCACCTGAAGGACCAGGGTTATACCTTGGCCCTGGATGACTATACTGGCCTGCCCGGTCTTGAGCCCCTGATTGAGCTGGTGGACATTGTCAAGGTGGATATAAGCGGCCTGCCAGCTGCTGACCTGGTTAGGGTGGTCCGGGATTTAAGGAAATTTAACTGTATTCTGCTGGCTGAGAAGGTTGGGGATTTCAAGGCGTTTGATTTATCCAGAGATATGGGCTTTGATCTTTTTCAGGGCTTTTTTTTCAGCAGACCCTGGATTATGACTGGAAAAAAGCTCAATGCCAGTCAGCTGGCAAAGTTGAACCTGATCAACCTGCTTGGTTCTGATGACCTTGACCTTGCAGGGATTGCGGATATTATCAAAACCGATGTATCGCTCAGCTACAGGCTGCTTCGGCTGATCAATTCTGCTGGAATGGGACTGGCCTTCAAGATCAGATCCATTTCCCAGGCTGTGGCCATGCTGGGTCAGCAGAGAATATCAACCTGGCTGCAGATAATAATTCTGGCAGAAATTAATTCTACCCCAAAGGGTCAGGAACTCTTGTTTTTATCTCTACAGCGGGCAAGGTTTTTGGAAAGTGTGGGCAACAGGAGTCCAGGCCTTCCTGTTTCTTCCGGGTCCATGTTTCTGATGGGCCTTTTTTCCTGCCTTGACGCTCTTCTCTCCCAGCCCATGGAAGAAGTCCTGAAAAAAATATCTCTTGAACCAAGGATTTCCAAAGCCCTCAAAGGCAAGGACCCTGAGCTGCAGAAATGGCTGGATCTGGCTCTTTCCTGCGAACACGGACTGTGGATGGATACAGCCCGCCTTTTGAGACAGACCGGGCTGTCATCTGAAGAAACAGCGCTGATCATGAATGAATCTACGGTCTGGGCCAAACGATTTCTTGAAATGAGCTAA
- a CDS encoding response regulator produces MPVITIFSAPYCREEEVATNLAGELRMKILRDRQIISRAASRYNISEDKFYRSLYGKSSVFNAFTREKERCIACYKAVLASCLLEEDLVAMGFGGFLIPKKITHVLKVCLMADMEYRLEVAGQEHSLDSGGLKKLIAQEDASRYRWTEYVVHQGPWQSSLYDILISMEKYTIPEVSRLIRSYAKKAATLPTRESIQAAENFALSAEIEAGMALKGWFVRVNIGDGKLQVRLDKNILRPERLEKEISGIVADIAGDMEIEVQSGPDMFQTDVYRPFESESPARVLLVDDEQRFARTLSERLRMREMGTAVVYDGEEALELIDQDEPQVVILDLKMPEIDGVQVLRHIRRSHPKVQVIILSGAGYDEDLQTCLDLGAFACLQKPVDIRELTEAIRKAYEKRSSQIA; encoded by the coding sequence ATGCCGGTAATAACCATTTTCAGCGCTCCATATTGTCGGGAAGAGGAAGTAGCCACCAACTTAGCTGGTGAGTTGAGGATGAAGATACTGAGGGACAGGCAGATTATTTCCAGAGCTGCTTCCAGATATAATATTTCCGAGGATAAATTCTACCGGTCCCTTTATGGCAAAAGTTCCGTCTTTAACGCCTTCACCCGGGAAAAGGAACGGTGCATTGCCTGCTATAAGGCTGTCCTGGCCTCCTGCCTGCTGGAAGAGGACCTTGTGGCCATGGGCTTTGGAGGGTTCCTTATCCCCAAAAAAATAACCCATGTGCTTAAGGTATGTCTCATGGCTGACATGGAATACCGTCTGGAGGTGGCCGGGCAGGAACACAGTCTGGATTCTGGTGGCCTGAAAAAGCTAATAGCCCAGGAAGATGCCAGCAGATATCGCTGGACAGAATACGTGGTCCATCAGGGCCCCTGGCAGTCATCTTTGTATGACATCCTGATTTCCATGGAAAAATATACCATCCCGGAAGTTTCCCGTCTGATCAGGTCCTATGCTAAGAAAGCAGCAACCCTGCCCACCAGGGAATCCATCCAGGCAGCTGAAAATTTTGCCTTAAGTGCTGAAATTGAAGCCGGCATGGCCCTTAAGGGCTGGTTTGTCAGGGTGAATATTGGGGATGGAAAACTTCAGGTCAGGCTGGACAAAAATATCTTGAGACCAGAAAGACTGGAAAAGGAGATTTCAGGTATTGTAGCCGACATTGCCGGAGACATGGAAATTGAGGTGCAGTCAGGACCGGATATGTTTCAGACAGATGTTTACCGTCCCTTTGAATCTGAATCCCCGGCCAGGGTCCTTCTGGTGGATGACGAGCAAAGGTTTGCCCGGACCCTGTCCGAGCGTTTGAGGATGCGCGAGATGGGAACAGCGGTTGTCTACGATGGAGAAGAGGCTTTGGAGCTCATTGACCAGGACGAACCCCAAGTGGTCATCCTTGACCTTAAGATGCCGGAGATCGACGGGGTTCAGGTGCTAAGGCACATCAGGCGAAGTCATCCCAAGGTTCAGGTGATCATCCTGTCTGGAGCAGGGTACGATGAAGACCTGCAGACCTGTCTTGATCTGGGGGCTTTTGCCTGTCTCCAGAAACCTGTGGACATAAGGGAGCTGACCGAAGCAATCCGAAAGGCATATGAAAAACGTTCATCACAGATTGCATAA
- a CDS encoding SLC13 family permease encodes MHETLALTPEMIWVLGILGLTIILFISELVRVDVAAVTIMMIIGLVGLIPGGPVLVPGDRLFSGFASNAVISIIAVIILGKALEKTGLMNKLALMILRWGGSTEQRIVPIISSTVGVISGLMQNVGAAALFMSVIKSISLRTQLPVSRMLMPMAFCAILGGTLTLIGSSPLILLNDLILASNTSLPDNVEPMKTFGMFDVTPIGLALIFSGVVYFTIFGRYVLPARKGSEEQGFSTVEYFRKLYGLKGDIFEVHVQQDSPLKGKTVSEAESLFGHRVAVIGLYQNRDMRISPAHDIIIETGAVLGLLGNREEVQDICKGMELKCFGVLRHFAEVLSSATAGISEVVVPPRSHMIGKSLQDIRMRKTFGTSVLAVNRGGQVIRGNLRDLPLQAGDTLVLHSLWEDLVVMEKNPDFVVISSDFPHEVILHEKLPHAVIISLITLGLVIFSDLRLSVSLMSGAIAMIVAGVLTMDEAYKSVSWQSVFLLASLIPLGLAMESTGTAAWVAIQTINLMGNVPVWVLQGAVAVLATVFTLLMSNVGATILLVPLAVNIAVLAGADPAMFALTVAISTSNSFLIPTHQVNALVMGPGGYKNADFMRAGWIMTMIFLVVSLVVLNIMF; translated from the coding sequence ATGCATGAAACACTGGCTTTGACTCCTGAGATGATCTGGGTCCTGGGAATCCTGGGGCTGACTATTATTCTGTTCATATCAGAACTGGTCAGGGTGGATGTGGCCGCTGTAACGATTATGATGATCATCGGGCTGGTGGGACTGATACCCGGCGGTCCTGTACTGGTCCCCGGGGACAGGCTTTTCAGTGGATTTGCCAGTAATGCGGTAATATCCATTATTGCGGTTATCATCCTTGGCAAGGCTCTGGAAAAAACCGGACTTATGAACAAGCTGGCCTTGATGATCCTACGCTGGGGAGGAAGTACAGAACAGCGCATTGTACCGATTATTTCCAGCACTGTAGGGGTTATTTCCGGACTTATGCAGAATGTCGGGGCTGCAGCCCTTTTTATGTCTGTGATCAAGAGTATATCTCTGCGAACCCAGTTGCCCGTGTCCAGGATGCTTATGCCCATGGCTTTCTGTGCCATCCTCGGAGGAACATTGACTCTGATCGGTTCAAGTCCTCTGATCCTTCTTAATGACCTTATTCTGGCCTCCAATACATCCTTGCCTGATAATGTTGAACCCATGAAGACCTTTGGAATGTTCGATGTAACCCCCATAGGTCTGGCCCTGATTTTTTCCGGAGTAGTCTATTTCACCATTTTTGGCCGCTACGTCCTACCGGCCAGAAAAGGCAGTGAGGAACAGGGATTTTCAACTGTCGAATATTTTCGAAAATTATATGGACTTAAAGGAGATATTTTTGAAGTCCATGTCCAGCAGGACAGTCCGTTAAAGGGAAAGACAGTGTCTGAAGCGGAAAGCCTCTTTGGACACAGGGTAGCTGTTATTGGTTTGTACCAGAACAGGGATATGCGTATTTCACCGGCTCACGACATAATCATAGAAACTGGAGCGGTTCTGGGGCTGCTGGGCAACCGGGAAGAAGTCCAGGACATCTGCAAGGGAATGGAACTAAAATGTTTCGGGGTGCTTCGCCATTTTGCCGAAGTACTGTCTTCGGCAACTGCAGGAATCTCTGAGGTGGTGGTTCCTCCGCGCTCGCACATGATCGGCAAGAGCCTTCAGGACATCAGGATGCGCAAGACTTTTGGCACAAGTGTTCTGGCAGTCAACCGGGGAGGACAGGTCATCAGGGGAAATCTCAGGGACCTTCCTCTGCAGGCAGGCGACACCCTGGTTCTGCATAGTCTATGGGAAGACCTGGTGGTCATGGAAAAAAATCCTGATTTTGTGGTCATTTCATCTGATTTTCCCCACGAAGTCATCCTTCATGAAAAGCTTCCCCATGCGGTCATCATTTCACTTATTACTCTTGGCCTGGTCATATTCAGTGACCTTCGTCTTTCAGTATCCCTCATGTCCGGGGCCATTGCCATGATCGTGGCAGGTGTTCTGACCATGGATGAAGCATATAAATCAGTCAGCTGGCAGTCGGTATTTCTCCTGGCCAGTCTGATTCCCCTGGGTCTGGCCATGGAGTCCACTGGAACTGCGGCCTGGGTCGCCATTCAGACCATCAACCTGATGGGGAATGTCCCGGTCTGGGTTCTTCAGGGGGCTGTGGCTGTACTGGCAACTGTGTTCACCCTGCTCATGTCCAACGTGGGAGCTACTATTTTGCTTGTTCCGCTGGCTGTAAACATTGCCGTGCTTGCAGGTGCTGATCCTGCAATGTTTGCCCTGACCGTGGCCATAAGCACTTCCAATTCTTTTCTTATCCCCACGCATCAGGTCAATGCCCTGGTAATGGGGCCAGGAGGTTATAAGAACGCTGATTTTATGCGGGCAGGGTGGATTATGACCATGATATTTCTGGTGGTGTCTCTGGTGGTGTTGAACATAATGTTCTGA
- a CDS encoding sigma-54 interaction domain-containing protein translates to MSFNIYCKDIVEIMHEGLLVVAEDGTVQMVNKALEDITGYSREELLDKPCTIFKCDACKIMRKTSSDHWCRLFEKKKILKKKCHIMRKDGSYVTVFKTASILYDDDGRPLGSVEIMTDISELDVLDTKVQQLSRMLDQDTVFHGMVGHSSRMRKVFQLIEKAAQSDFPVFIFGESGTGKELVARAIHELGPRSKEPYVQVNCAALSQSLLESELFGHVKGAFTGAVQHRKGRFEVANKGDIFLDEIGDLPMPVQVKLLRVLENKTFERVGESRSVFVDVRFITATNKHLPSLIEQDKFREDLFYRINVIPIHLPALRERKEDIPHLVDFFIKRLSKAGKGKVKGLSPKAMKIFMDYSWPGNVRELKSALEYSFVVADTDLVTPDHLPDNLTAKSAPGPDDSSLGRPVDLNQKNELIDALRQSKGNKSQAARILGINRVTVLNRMRKYGIDLKKDIVF, encoded by the coding sequence ATAAGTTTTAATATCTATTGCAAAGATATAGTTGAGATCATGCATGAAGGGCTCCTGGTGGTGGCTGAGGACGGTACTGTTCAGATGGTCAACAAAGCTCTGGAAGATATCACCGGCTATTCAAGAGAAGAGCTGCTGGACAAGCCCTGCACCATTTTTAAGTGTGATGCCTGCAAAATAATGAGAAAGACGTCCTCGGATCACTGGTGCAGGCTTTTTGAAAAGAAAAAGATTCTCAAGAAAAAGTGTCATATAATGCGCAAGGACGGATCATATGTCACTGTGTTCAAAACAGCCAGCATACTCTATGATGATGACGGCAGACCCCTTGGCTCGGTGGAAATCATGACGGACATATCTGAACTGGATGTTCTGGACACCAAGGTTCAGCAGCTCTCCAGGATGCTTGATCAGGATACCGTGTTTCATGGGATGGTGGGGCATTCCAGCAGGATGCGCAAGGTCTTTCAGCTGATTGAGAAAGCCGCCCAAAGCGATTTCCCGGTATTTATTTTTGGCGAGTCAGGAACCGGAAAAGAACTGGTGGCCAGGGCGATTCATGAACTTGGTCCCCGCTCCAAGGAACCTTATGTTCAGGTCAATTGCGCTGCCCTTAGCCAGTCTCTTTTGGAATCAGAACTGTTTGGCCATGTAAAGGGAGCTTTTACCGGTGCTGTGCAGCACCGTAAAGGCAGGTTTGAAGTGGCCAATAAAGGAGATATCTTTCTGGATGAGATCGGGGATCTGCCCATGCCGGTTCAGGTCAAGCTTCTCCGGGTTCTGGAAAACAAGACTTTCGAGAGGGTGGGGGAGAGCCGTTCGGTCTTTGTGGATGTTCGCTTCATTACGGCGACTAACAAGCATCTGCCCTCACTTATAGAACAGGATAAATTTCGAGAAGATCTTTTTTACCGGATCAATGTAATTCCCATCCATCTTCCAGCCCTGAGAGAGAGAAAAGAGGACATCCCGCACCTGGTGGATTTTTTTATAAAAAGACTGTCCAAGGCCGGTAAAGGAAAGGTAAAAGGATTAAGTCCAAAGGCCATGAAGATTTTTATGGATTATTCATGGCCTGGAAATGTCCGGGAGCTTAAAAGTGCCCTGGAGTACAGTTTTGTTGTTGCTGATACCGACCTGGTTACCCCGGATCATCTGCCTGACAATCTGACAGCTAAGTCCGCTCCCGGGCCTGATGACAGTTCTTTGGGAAGACCGGTTGATCTGAACCAGAAGAATGAGCTTATTGATGCCCTGCGCCAGAGCAAAGGGAACAAGTCTCAGGCAGCAAGGATCCTGGGGATAAACCGGGTAACTGTATTAAACCGGATGCGCAAATACGGGATTGACCTGAAAAAAGATATTGTTTTTTAG
- a CDS encoding cytochrome c, translating into MKKMVIMSMAAIIFATQVGIALAMLDGNPRKGRFLFRQECRPCHMENPIGAVPAHYLGPDAKRQAEWLEVFENKENLPCYEHWKDMPEADLTDILTYLHGGAADSPTPERCG; encoded by the coding sequence ATGAAGAAGATGGTAATCATGTCTATGGCGGCAATAATCTTTGCCACTCAGGTAGGTATTGCCCTGGCCATGCTGGACGGCAACCCCAGGAAGGGACGTTTTCTGTTCCGTCAGGAGTGTCGCCCCTGCCACATGGAAAACCCCATTGGCGCAGTTCCTGCTCATTATCTGGGCCCTGATGCCAAGCGCCAGGCTGAATGGCTGGAGGTCTTTGAAAACAAGGAAAACCTGCCCTGTTATGAGCACTGGAAGGATATGCCCGAGGCCGATCTGACCGACATACTGACTTATCTGCATGGTGGAGCTGCCGACTCGCCGACTCCTGAACGCTGCGGCTGA